From Natrinema amylolyticum, the proteins below share one genomic window:
- a CDS encoding ABC transporter substrate-binding protein, giving the protein MAMGFDRRHVLKGLGAAGIAGVAGCIGDGVGGGDDADAMVGVLQPVTGDLGNLGSPIRDAAILPGAQLEDSDYTIDIREEDTESTADAGSSGAQSLVDAGYPAITGAASSQVTITVAQDILIPNEVVAISPASTAPTITDLEDNDFIFRTAPSDALQGEVMAEVAYEERGLESAASFYLNNDYGQQLSDSFVSAFEELGGTVSNTVSFEAEQPSYTSALESALADDPDMMIVIGYPASGEQIFRDYYSDFDSGQTIMVTDGLRDDELPGNVDNPMDNVVGTAPLAAGPEQDAFTELYQDEYDAEPGVFTAQAYDATAVNILASVAAGETDGPAIRDSIRDVANPDGEEVGPSNLEEAVEMVDNGDSVNYQGASSSVNFDDNGDMQAVTYEIFEFGEDGVETVEEIDFEA; this is encoded by the coding sequence ATAGCAATGGGATTCGATCGACGACACGTACTCAAGGGGCTGGGTGCTGCAGGTATCGCAGGCGTCGCGGGATGTATCGGTGACGGCGTCGGCGGGGGCGACGACGCGGACGCGATGGTGGGCGTCCTCCAGCCGGTCACGGGCGATCTGGGGAACCTCGGCTCGCCGATCCGGGACGCCGCGATCCTGCCCGGGGCGCAACTCGAGGACAGCGACTACACGATCGACATCCGCGAGGAGGACACCGAATCGACGGCCGACGCCGGCTCGAGCGGTGCACAGTCGCTGGTCGACGCCGGCTATCCGGCGATCACCGGTGCGGCGTCCTCGCAGGTGACGATCACGGTCGCACAGGACATCCTGATTCCGAACGAGGTCGTCGCGATCTCGCCGGCGAGTACCGCACCGACGATCACGGACCTCGAGGACAACGACTTCATCTTCAGGACCGCGCCAAGCGATGCGCTGCAGGGCGAGGTCATGGCAGAGGTCGCCTACGAGGAACGCGGGCTCGAGTCCGCCGCGTCGTTCTACCTCAACAACGACTACGGCCAGCAGCTGTCCGACTCGTTCGTCAGCGCCTTCGAGGAACTCGGCGGCACCGTCTCGAACACCGTCTCGTTCGAGGCCGAGCAGCCGTCGTACACCTCCGCGCTCGAGAGCGCGCTGGCGGACGATCCGGATATGATGATCGTCATCGGCTACCCGGCGAGCGGCGAGCAGATCTTCCGGGATTACTACTCCGACTTCGATTCCGGACAGACGATCATGGTGACCGACGGCCTCCGCGACGACGAACTCCCCGGCAACGTCGACAACCCGATGGACAACGTCGTGGGGACGGCCCCGCTGGCCGCCGGTCCCGAACAGGACGCGTTCACCGAACTCTATCAGGACGAATACGACGCCGAACCCGGCGTGTTCACGGCACAGGCCTACGACGCGACGGCCGTCAACATCCTCGCGAGCGTCGCCGCCGGCGAGACGGACGGCCCCGCGATCCGCGACAGCATTCGCGACGTCGCGAACCCCGACGGCGAGGAAGTCGGGCCGAGCAATCTCGAGGAGGCCGTCGAAATGGTCGACAACGGTGACTCGGTCAACTATCAGGGCGCCTCGAGCAGCGTCAACTTCGACGACAACGGCGACATGCAGGCGGTCACCTACGAAATCTTCGAATTCGGCGAGGACGGCGTCGAGACGGTCGAGGAGATCGACTTCGAGGCGTAA
- a CDS encoding acyl-CoA carboxylase subunit beta: MEDRIDELEELREEARRGGGEARIEKQHDKGKMTARERIDYFLDDDTFTEFDQLRTHQTSQFGMEEKKIPGDGVVTGYGEVNGRKVFVFAHDFTVFGGSLGEVFAEKVCKVMDMAMEVGAPVIGLNDSAGARIQEGVKSLAGFTEIFRRNQEASGVVPQISGIMGPCAGGAVYSPSITDFIFMVKDTSHMYITGPGVTKTVTGEDVTHEELGGAMTHADKTGVAQFACESEEQALDDIKRLLSYLPQNNVEDPPRVEPWDDPDRRDEELKSIVPPSPQKPYDMTNVIDSVVDEGSFFEVADNFAKNIVVGFGRLDGRSVGLVANQPRVNAGTLTVDASMKASRFVRFCDSFNIPIVTFVDVPGYMPGTDQEHRGIIRHGAKLLYAYAEATVPLLTVITRKAYGGAYCVMASKNLGADVNYAWPTAEIAVMGPQGAVNILYREELEQADNPDELRDELIEEYREEFANPYTATDKGFLDDVIVPTETRPRLIRDLEMLETKREQNPDKKHGNIPL, from the coding sequence ATGGAAGACCGCATCGACGAACTCGAGGAGCTTCGCGAAGAAGCGCGGCGGGGTGGCGGTGAGGCGCGCATCGAGAAGCAACACGACAAGGGGAAGATGACCGCCCGCGAGCGGATCGATTACTTCCTCGACGACGACACCTTCACGGAGTTCGACCAGCTCCGGACCCACCAGACGAGCCAGTTCGGGATGGAAGAGAAGAAGATTCCCGGCGACGGCGTCGTCACGGGCTACGGCGAGGTCAACGGGCGGAAAGTCTTCGTCTTCGCTCACGACTTCACCGTCTTCGGCGGCTCGCTCGGCGAGGTCTTCGCCGAGAAGGTCTGCAAGGTCATGGACATGGCGATGGAAGTCGGCGCGCCCGTCATCGGGCTCAACGATTCCGCCGGCGCTCGGATTCAGGAGGGAGTCAAGAGTCTCGCCGGCTTCACGGAAATCTTCCGGCGAAATCAGGAGGCCAGCGGCGTCGTCCCCCAGATATCGGGAATCATGGGCCCGTGTGCGGGCGGCGCAGTCTACTCCCCGTCGATCACCGACTTCATTTTCATGGTGAAAGACACGAGCCACATGTACATCACCGGTCCCGGCGTCACTAAGACCGTCACCGGTGAGGACGTCACCCACGAGGAACTCGGCGGCGCGATGACCCACGCCGACAAGACCGGCGTCGCCCAGTTCGCCTGCGAGAGCGAGGAGCAGGCCTTAGACGACATCAAGCGGCTCCTCTCCTATCTGCCCCAGAACAACGTCGAGGATCCGCCCCGCGTCGAGCCCTGGGACGATCCCGACCGCCGCGACGAGGAACTCAAGAGTATCGTCCCTCCGAGTCCGCAGAAGCCCTACGATATGACCAACGTCATCGACTCGGTCGTCGACGAGGGCTCGTTCTTCGAAGTCGCGGACAACTTCGCCAAGAACATCGTCGTCGGCTTCGGCCGCCTCGACGGGCGCTCGGTCGGCCTCGTCGCCAACCAGCCCCGCGTCAACGCCGGGACGCTGACCGTCGACGCCTCGATGAAGGCCTCGCGGTTCGTCCGCTTCTGTGACTCGTTTAACATCCCGATCGTCACCTTCGTCGACGTCCCCGGCTACATGCCTGGGACCGATCAGGAACACCGCGGGATCATCCGCCACGGCGCGAAACTGCTCTACGCCTACGCCGAGGCGACCGTTCCCCTCCTCACGGTCATCACGCGCAAGGCCTACGGCGGTGCCTACTGCGTCATGGCCTCGAAGAACCTCGGCGCGGACGTCAACTACGCCTGGCCGACCGCCGAGATCGCCGTCATGGGCCCACAGGGCGCGGTCAACATCCTCTACCGCGAGGAACTCGAGCAGGCCGACAACCCCGACGAGCTCCGGGACGAACTCATCGAGGAGTACCGCGAGGAGTTCGCCAATCCCTACACCGCGACGGACAAAGGCTTCCTCGACGACGTCATCGTCCCGACCGAGACCCGGCCGCGGCTGATCCGCGACCTCGAGATGCTCGAGACCAAGCGCGAACAGAACCCGGACAAGAAACACGGCAACATTCCGCTGTAA
- a CDS encoding TIGR04347 family pseudo-SAM/SPASM protein, protein MISISKLLCDLDAEGDGLRYDAADDSEKPQITEEKQRRPVVVWNTTRRCNLYCSHCYAGAETEAATGEFTTAEAKSFLDQLAAFGAPVILFSGGEPLVRDDLVELVSYAADRGLRPVLSSNGTLLTHEKADALRDAGLRYAGISVDGLPERNDRFRGEEGAFDAAVRGIENCLEAGLKTGLRYTITEANAPDLEGVVDLLVEKGLDRFCFYHLDYGGRGAEIVDADLSPREKREAIEQVADLTLEYHDRGEEIETLLVGNYADAAFLVEYARETFGEAKARAVYEHLERNGGDPTGERIADVDYQGNVHLTQFWQGYSLGNVRDRPFGEIWEDESNPLLAALRNRKEHLNGKCADCQYQSICRGGSRLRALATTGDLFAPDPQCYLRDDEVSGEGNGPIVGGAAD, encoded by the coding sequence GTGATCTCGATCAGTAAGCTGCTCTGCGACCTCGACGCAGAGGGCGACGGTCTGCGCTACGACGCGGCGGACGACTCCGAAAAGCCACAGATCACCGAGGAGAAACAGCGACGACCCGTGGTCGTCTGGAACACGACTCGCCGGTGTAACCTCTACTGTTCGCACTGCTACGCCGGTGCCGAGACCGAGGCCGCGACCGGCGAGTTCACGACGGCCGAGGCGAAGTCGTTCCTCGATCAGCTCGCGGCGTTCGGCGCGCCCGTTATCCTCTTCTCCGGCGGCGAGCCGCTCGTCCGCGACGATCTGGTCGAACTGGTCTCCTACGCGGCGGATCGCGGGCTCCGGCCCGTGCTGTCCTCGAACGGTACCCTGCTCACCCATGAGAAGGCCGATGCGCTCCGGGACGCCGGACTCCGGTACGCCGGCATCTCCGTCGACGGCCTCCCCGAACGCAACGACCGGTTCCGCGGCGAGGAGGGCGCGTTCGACGCCGCCGTCCGCGGCATCGAGAACTGTCTCGAGGCCGGGCTCAAGACCGGCCTGCGGTACACGATCACCGAGGCCAACGCGCCCGACCTCGAGGGGGTCGTCGACCTGCTCGTCGAGAAGGGCCTCGACCGGTTCTGTTTCTACCACCTCGATTACGGCGGCCGGGGAGCCGAAATCGTCGACGCCGACCTCTCTCCCCGAGAGAAACGCGAGGCGATCGAGCAAGTCGCCGACCTCACGCTCGAGTATCACGACCGCGGCGAGGAGATCGAGACCCTGCTGGTCGGCAACTACGCCGACGCCGCCTTCCTCGTGGAGTACGCCCGGGAGACCTTCGGCGAGGCGAAGGCGCGGGCGGTCTACGAGCACCTCGAGCGAAACGGCGGCGACCCGACGGGCGAGCGGATCGCGGACGTCGATTATCAGGGCAACGTCCACCTCACCCAGTTCTGGCAGGGGTACAGCCTCGGCAACGTTCGCGACCGCCCCTTCGGAGAGATCTGGGAGGACGAGTCGAACCCGCTGCTCGCGGCGCTCCGAAACCGCAAGGAGCACCTGAACGGCAAGTGCGCGGACTGTCAGTATCAGTCGATCTGTCGCGGCGGCTCGCGGCTGCGGGCGCTGGCGACGACGGGCGACCTGTTCGCGCCCGATCCGCAGTGTTACCTCCGCGACGACGAGGTGAGCGGCGAGGGAAATGGACCGATCGTCGGCGGTGCCGCGGACTGA
- a CDS encoding ABC transporter ATP-binding protein, translated as MALLEVSDLDAGYGDLQILEGVDMTVDDSEYVTIVGPNGAGKSTVMKSIFGLTSYMGGSIDFAGEEISTYRPEDIISTGIGYVPQNDNVFPSLSVRENLEMGAYILDEVPEQRLREIYDRFPILEERESQKAGTMSGGQQQMLAMGRALMLDPDLLMLDEPSAGLAPDLVDDMFDRIDEINDDGTAILLVEQNAKEALRRCDRGYVLVQGQNRYVDSGDALLGDEQVRQDFLGG; from the coding sequence ATGGCGCTGCTCGAGGTTTCCGATCTCGACGCAGGGTACGGCGATCTCCAGATCCTCGAGGGCGTCGACATGACCGTCGACGACAGTGAGTACGTCACCATCGTCGGCCCGAACGGGGCCGGAAAGTCGACCGTGATGAAGTCGATCTTCGGCCTGACGAGTTACATGGGCGGCTCGATCGACTTCGCCGGCGAGGAGATCAGTACCTACCGACCTGAGGACATCATCTCGACGGGGATCGGCTACGTGCCACAGAACGACAACGTCTTCCCGTCGCTGTCGGTCAGAGAGAACCTCGAGATGGGGGCCTACATCCTCGACGAGGTCCCCGAGCAGCGCCTCCGGGAAATCTACGATCGGTTCCCCATCCTTGAGGAGCGCGAGTCCCAGAAGGCGGGGACGATGAGCGGCGGGCAACAGCAGATGCTCGCGATGGGACGGGCGCTGATGCTCGATCCCGATCTGCTCATGCTCGACGAACCGAGCGCCGGGCTCGCGCCCGATCTGGTCGACGACATGTTCGACCGGATCGACGAGATCAACGACGACGGAACGGCGATTCTGCTCGTCGAACAGAACGCGAAAGAGGCGTTGCGCCGGTGTGATCGGGGCTACGTCCTCGTACAGGGCCAGAACAGATACGTCGACAGCGGCGACGCGCTGCTCGGCGACGAGCAGGTCCGACAGGACTTCCTCGGCGGCTAA
- a CDS encoding Htur_1727 family rSAM-partnered candidate RiPP, which produces MVEKARRSAVESDERGNPTRQWEVFVRNEEGDPMRHVGSVAAASGSEAHEHASRLFGWYAADVWLCPADAVERYSTRGLAETAEERPDESAGDDDADDADSDDESDEPRVYKETAGASEVNSL; this is translated from the coding sequence ATGGTCGAGAAAGCGCGCCGGTCGGCGGTCGAGAGCGACGAGCGAGGAAATCCGACTCGGCAGTGGGAGGTCTTCGTCCGGAACGAGGAGGGAGATCCGATGCGCCACGTCGGGAGCGTCGCCGCCGCGAGCGGGAGCGAAGCGCACGAACACGCGTCCCGGCTGTTCGGCTGGTACGCCGCCGACGTCTGGCTCTGTCCGGCCGACGCGGTCGAGCGGTACTCGACGCGCGGACTCGCGGAGACGGCGGAGGAACGGCCAGACGAGAGCGCTGGCGACGACGATGCCGACGATGCCGACAGTGACGACGAGAGCGACGAGCCGCGCGTCTACAAGGAGACCGCGGGCGCTTCGGAGGTGAACAGCCTGTGA
- a CDS encoding SPFH domain-containing protein has product MFELTRSPLQTQSVLEDPLLLVGAVVLLLVAITVWQMVEIVDAYDRAALTVFGEYRKLLEPGLNIVPPFVSRIYTFDMRTQTLDVPQQEAITRDNSPVTADAVVYIRVMNAKRAFLEVDDYQRAVSNLAQTTLRAVIGDMELDDTLSRREMINERIRQELDEPTDEWGIRVESVEVREVTPSAGVKGAMEEQTSAERRRRAMILEAQGERRSAVEKAEGDKQSNIIRAQGEKQSQILESQGDAISTVLRARSAESMGERAVIDKGMETLAEIGQGESTTFVMPQELTSLVGRYGKHLSGSDVKGNGADLESLEFDEETRELIGLDDIADIIGEIDEQAEMDVEAMEQQAQAIKQGEDVGMEAEDPITMSETDDEHDLEPDSE; this is encoded by the coding sequence ATGTTCGAGTTGACACGCAGCCCGCTGCAGACGCAGTCGGTACTCGAGGATCCGTTACTCCTCGTCGGAGCCGTCGTACTCCTCCTCGTCGCAATCACGGTCTGGCAGATGGTCGAGATCGTCGACGCCTACGACAGGGCCGCACTGACCGTCTTCGGCGAGTATCGGAAACTGCTCGAGCCGGGGCTGAACATCGTACCGCCGTTCGTCTCCCGGATCTACACGTTCGACATGCGAACACAGACGCTAGACGTCCCACAGCAGGAAGCGATCACGCGGGACAACTCTCCCGTCACGGCCGACGCGGTCGTCTACATTCGGGTCATGAACGCCAAACGCGCGTTTCTCGAAGTCGACGACTACCAGCGGGCGGTCTCGAATCTCGCACAGACCACGCTGCGCGCCGTGATCGGCGACATGGAACTCGACGATACGCTCAGCCGGCGCGAGATGATCAACGAGCGCATCCGGCAGGAACTGGACGAACCCACCGACGAGTGGGGCATCCGCGTCGAGTCCGTCGAGGTCCGCGAGGTCACGCCCTCCGCGGGCGTCAAGGGCGCGATGGAGGAACAGACCTCCGCCGAGCGCCGCCGGCGCGCGATGATCCTCGAGGCGCAGGGCGAACGCCGCAGCGCCGTCGAGAAAGCGGAGGGTGACAAGCAGTCGAACATCATCCGCGCCCAGGGGGAGAAACAGAGCCAGATCCTCGAGTCCCAAGGTGACGCCATCTCGACCGTCCTGCGCGCGCGCTCCGCGGAGTCGATGGGCGAACGCGCGGTCATCGACAAGGGAATGGAGACGCTCGCCGAGATCGGCCAGGGCGAGTCGACGACGTTCGTCATGCCCCAGGAACTCACCTCGCTGGTCGGCCGCTACGGCAAGCACCTCTCGGGCAGCGACGTGAAAGGCAACGGGGCGGACCTCGAGAGCCTCGAGTTCGACGAGGAGACGCGCGAACTGATCGGGCTGGACGACATCGCGGATATCATCGGCGAAATCGACGAGCAAGCGGAGATGGACGTCGAAGCGATGGAACAGCAGGCTCAGGCGATCAAACAGGGCGAAGACGTCGGGATGGAGGCCGAAGACCCGATCACCATGTCGGAGACCGACGACGAGCACGACCTGGAACCCGACTCGGAGTAA
- a CDS encoding acetyl-CoA carboxylase biotin carboxylase subunit, which produces MFRKVLVANRGEIAVRVMRACEELNIGTVAVYSEADSDSGHVRYADEAYNVGPARAADSYLDHEAVIEAARKADADAIHPGYGFLAENAEFAGKVEEVEGITWIGPSSDAMESLGEKTKARKIMSEADVPIVPGTTDPVTDPEEVKAFGEEHGYPIAIKAEGGGGGRGMKVVWDESEVEDQLESAKREGEAYFDNDSVYLERYLEQPRHIEVQILADEHGNVRHLGERDCSLQRRHQKVIEEGPSAALSDELREKIGESARRGVAAADYTNAGTVEFLVEEEDREAGELLGPDANFFFLEVNTRIQVEHTVTEQITGIDIVKRQIQVAAGEEVDFDQDDVDIDGHAMEFRINAENAANDFAPATGGTLETYDPPGGIGVRLDDALRQGDELVTDYDSMIAKLVVWGEDRDECIERSLRALREYQIEGIPTIIPFHRLMLTDEEFVRSTHTTKYLDEELDESRIEEAQEQWGGDTGDGGASDDEDEAVEREFTVEVNGKRFEVELEEHGAPAIPTGNVEAGGGQASRPEPAGGSSSGGAELEGEGETVDAEMQGTILDIEVAEGDEVAAGDVLVVLEAMKMENDIVASRGGTVTQIAVEEGDSVDMGDTLVILE; this is translated from the coding sequence ATGTTCAGGAAGGTTCTCGTGGCGAACCGCGGGGAGATCGCCGTTCGCGTCATGCGAGCGTGCGAAGAGTTGAATATCGGGACCGTCGCCGTCTACTCCGAGGCCGACTCGGACTCGGGGCACGTGCGCTACGCCGACGAGGCGTACAACGTGGGGCCGGCGCGTGCGGCCGACTCCTACCTCGATCACGAGGCCGTCATCGAGGCCGCGCGGAAGGCCGACGCCGACGCCATCCATCCCGGATATGGGTTCCTCGCGGAGAACGCCGAGTTCGCGGGCAAGGTCGAGGAGGTCGAGGGGATCACCTGGATCGGCCCGTCCAGCGACGCGATGGAGTCCCTCGGTGAGAAGACCAAAGCGCGGAAGATCATGAGCGAGGCCGACGTGCCGATCGTTCCCGGGACCACCGACCCCGTCACCGATCCCGAGGAGGTCAAAGCGTTCGGCGAGGAACACGGCTATCCCATCGCCATCAAGGCCGAGGGCGGCGGCGGCGGCCGCGGGATGAAGGTCGTCTGGGACGAGAGCGAAGTCGAGGACCAACTCGAGAGCGCCAAGCGCGAGGGCGAGGCCTACTTCGACAACGATTCGGTCTACCTCGAGCGCTACCTCGAGCAGCCCCGCCACATCGAGGTCCAGATTCTGGCCGACGAACACGGGAACGTCCGCCATCTGGGCGAACGCGACTGCTCGCTGCAGCGCCGCCACCAGAAGGTCATCGAGGAGGGACCCTCCGCGGCCCTCTCGGACGAACTGCGCGAGAAGATCGGCGAGTCCGCCCGTCGAGGCGTCGCCGCCGCGGACTACACTAACGCCGGCACCGTCGAGTTCCTCGTCGAGGAGGAGGACCGCGAGGCGGGCGAACTGCTCGGCCCCGACGCGAACTTCTTCTTCCTCGAGGTCAACACGCGGATCCAGGTCGAACACACGGTCACCGAGCAGATCACCGGGATCGACATCGTCAAGCGCCAGATCCAGGTCGCCGCCGGCGAGGAGGTCGACTTCGATCAGGACGACGTCGATATCGACGGCCACGCGATGGAGTTCCGAATCAACGCCGAGAACGCGGCCAACGACTTCGCGCCCGCGACCGGCGGCACACTCGAAACGTACGACCCGCCGGGCGGGATCGGCGTCCGACTCGACGACGCGCTTCGACAGGGCGACGAACTCGTCACCGACTACGACTCCATGATCGCGAAGCTGGTCGTCTGGGGCGAGGATCGCGACGAGTGTATCGAGCGTTCGCTCCGCGCGCTCCGCGAGTACCAGATCGAGGGCATCCCGACGATCATCCCGTTCCACCGGCTGATGCTCACCGACGAGGAGTTCGTCCGGAGCACGCACACGACGAAGTACCTCGACGAAGAGCTGGACGAGAGCCGCATCGAGGAGGCCCAGGAGCAGTGGGGCGGTGACACCGGCGACGGCGGCGCGAGCGACGACGAGGACGAGGCCGTCGAGCGCGAGTTCACCGTCGAGGTCAACGGCAAGCGGTTCGAGGTCGAACTCGAGGAACACGGCGCGCCCGCCATCCCGACCGGCAACGTCGAGGCCGGCGGCGGCCAGGCGAGTCGGCCCGAGCCCGCGGGTGGCTCGAGCAGCGGCGGCGCCGAACTCGAGGGCGAGGGCGAGACCGTCGACGCCGAGATGCAGGGGACGATTCTCGACATCGAAGTCGCGGAGGGCGACGAGGTCGCGGCCGGCGACGTGCTGGTCGTCCTCGAAGCCATGAAGATGGAGAACGACATCGTGGCCTCCCGCGGCGGGACAGTCACGCAGATCGCCGTCGAGGAGGGCGACAGCGTCGACATGGGCGACACGCTGGTCATTCTCGAGTAA
- a CDS encoding TIGR04053 family radical SAM/SPASM domain-containing protein → MRPGTLDTSERPFVLIWELTQACGLACDHCRADAKPQRHPDELSTAEGKDLLEQAAEFGDGQLVVLSGGDPLVRDDVAELIAHGDDLGLRMTITPSGTGSLTADRIESMADAGLKRMAVSLDGASPESHDAFRGEDGSFEETIRAVEDARAAGLPVQVNTTVCRQTVEELPAIRELLTEIGAVMWSVFFLVPVGRGKILEPVAPERADAVMEWLHEVSETEPFGVKTTEAPQYRRVAMQRRANGDDAEDGAGGPGAGIERRTGIVAGDGFAFVSHTGEVFPSGFLPESAGNVRDRPVTELYRESDLFRSLRDRDELSGKCGACPYRNVCGGSRSRAFAHTGDPLASDPLCPFVPEGYDGPLPWDDADGEPRSASTGD, encoded by the coding sequence ATGCGCCCTGGCACTCTCGACACGTCCGAGCGACCGTTCGTCCTCATCTGGGAGCTCACCCAGGCCTGCGGCCTCGCTTGCGATCACTGTCGGGCCGACGCGAAACCCCAGCGCCACCCCGACGAACTCTCGACCGCAGAGGGGAAGGACCTGCTCGAGCAGGCCGCCGAGTTCGGCGACGGCCAACTGGTCGTGCTCTCGGGCGGCGATCCGCTCGTCCGCGACGACGTCGCGGAACTGATCGCCCACGGCGATGACCTCGGGCTGCGGATGACGATCACCCCGAGCGGGACGGGCTCGCTGACCGCCGATCGCATCGAGTCGATGGCCGACGCCGGACTCAAGCGAATGGCGGTCAGCCTCGACGGGGCCTCGCCGGAGAGCCACGACGCCTTCCGCGGCGAGGACGGCAGTTTCGAGGAGACCATCCGAGCCGTCGAGGACGCTCGAGCGGCCGGCCTGCCGGTCCAGGTCAACACCACGGTCTGTCGACAGACCGTCGAGGAACTCCCCGCGATCCGGGAGCTGCTGACCGAGATCGGGGCCGTCATGTGGAGCGTCTTCTTCCTCGTGCCCGTCGGGAGGGGGAAGATCCTCGAGCCGGTCGCGCCCGAGCGGGCCGACGCGGTAATGGAGTGGCTCCACGAGGTCAGCGAGACGGAGCCTTTCGGCGTCAAGACCACTGAGGCCCCGCAGTACCGGCGGGTCGCGATGCAGCGACGGGCGAACGGTGACGACGCGGAGGACGGTGCGGGCGGTCCGGGGGCCGGTATCGAGCGACGGACCGGCATCGTCGCGGGCGACGGCTTCGCGTTCGTCAGTCACACCGGTGAGGTCTTCCCCTCCGGCTTCCTGCCCGAATCGGCCGGCAACGTCCGCGACCGGCCGGTCACCGAGCTCTACCGCGAGTCGGACCTCTTCCGGTCGCTGCGCGACCGCGACGAGCTCTCGGGCAAGTGCGGGGCCTGTCCGTATCGCAACGTCTGTGGCGGGAGCCGCTCGCGCGCGTTCGCTCACACCGGCGACCCGCTGGCGAGCGATCCGCTCTGTCCGTTCGTTCCCGAGGGGTACGACGGACCGCTCCCGTGGGACGACGCCGACGGCGAGCCCCGCAGCGCCTCGACCGGTGACTGA
- a CDS encoding ABC transporter ATP-binding protein: MSDVETESQSTNDEQALEEPRRRATDASILELRDLEKHFGGITAVDGASFHVDRGTITGLIGPNGAGKSTTFNCITGVHAPDAGAVIFDGEEITGQEPHQIANRGLVRTFQIAREFPEMTVLENMMLAPKGQLGESLWRSVMPIARREVVEQEGEMRERAWEMLEFFEIDHLAHDYAGNLSGGQRKLLELARALLTEPEMLLLDEPMAGVNPSLEKKLLEHIHELQEQGYTFLLVEHDMDVIMNHCEHVIVMHQGSVLAEGTAEEIQADEDVVEAYLGGDV, translated from the coding sequence ATGAGTGACGTCGAAACCGAATCCCAGTCCACGAACGACGAACAGGCCCTCGAGGAACCGAGGCGGCGAGCGACCGACGCGTCGATCCTCGAACTCCGCGATCTCGAGAAGCACTTCGGGGGGATCACCGCCGTCGACGGCGCGAGCTTCCACGTCGACCGCGGCACGATCACGGGGTTGATCGGCCCGAACGGGGCCGGGAAGTCGACGACATTCAACTGTATCACCGGCGTTCACGCGCCGGACGCGGGCGCGGTCATCTTCGACGGCGAGGAGATCACGGGGCAGGAACCCCACCAGATCGCCAACCGAGGACTCGTCCGGACGTTCCAGATCGCCCGCGAGTTCCCCGAGATGACCGTCCTCGAGAACATGATGCTCGCGCCGAAGGGGCAACTCGGCGAATCGCTGTGGCGGTCGGTGATGCCGATCGCCAGACGCGAGGTCGTCGAACAGGAAGGGGAAATGCGCGAGCGCGCCTGGGAGATGCTCGAGTTCTTCGAGATCGATCACCTCGCCCACGACTACGCCGGCAACCTCTCGGGCGGCCAGCGGAAGCTGCTCGAACTGGCGCGGGCGCTGCTGACCGAGCCGGAGATGCTCCTGCTGGACGAGCCGATGGCCGGCGTCAACCCCTCGCTCGAGAAGAAGCTCCTCGAGCACATTCACGAGCTCCAAGAGCAGGGATACACGTTCCTGCTGGTCGAGCACGATATGGACGTCATTATGAACCACTGCGAACACGTCATCGTCATGCATCAGGGGTCGGTCCTCGCCGAGGGGACGGCCGAGGAGATCCAGGCCGACGAGGACGTCGTCGAGGCCTATCTCGGAGGTGACGTCTGA